The proteins below come from a single Anderseniella sp. Alg231-50 genomic window:
- the mtaB gene encoding tRNA (N(6)-L-threonylcarbamoyladenosine(37)-C(2))-methylthiotransferase MtaB, producing MNKPVDIVNFGCRLNAYEAEVMRSHTDAAGLDNAVVINTCAVTAEAQRQARQAIRRARRDRPGARIIVTGCAAQVDGPAFAAMDEVDLVVGNEEKLQADTWRKSAMDFGLAGETPVRVNDIMEVRETALHMLDGFGERTRAFVQVQTGCDHRCTFCIIPFGRGNSRSVGAGEVVTQIRTLVASGCPEVVLSGVDITSYGKDLPGQPSLGNLVRRILKTVPELQRLRISSIDSVEADEDLLIAIEEEERLMPHLHLSLQAGDDMILKRMKRRHLRDDAIRFCDDVRRRRPDVVFGADIIAGFPTETDAMFENSIRLVEDCGLTFLHVFPYSVRPGTPAAKMPQVNGADIKARAKALRSAGEKRLSGFVTSQVGQTRDVLFETESRGRTPHYLNVDIAGRSMKPGEIASVRLLQTAGHDLAGELVV from the coding sequence GTGAACAAGCCGGTCGACATTGTCAACTTCGGCTGCCGGCTGAATGCCTACGAGGCGGAAGTCATGCGGTCTCATACCGATGCGGCCGGTCTGGACAACGCAGTCGTGATCAATACCTGCGCGGTGACAGCCGAAGCCCAGCGCCAGGCCCGGCAGGCCATCAGGCGGGCCCGCAGGGACAGGCCGGGTGCACGCATTATCGTGACCGGGTGTGCCGCCCAGGTGGACGGACCGGCATTTGCGGCCATGGACGAGGTGGACCTCGTCGTCGGCAACGAGGAAAAGCTCCAGGCAGACACCTGGCGCAAAAGCGCCATGGATTTCGGCCTGGCCGGCGAAACGCCGGTACGGGTCAATGACATCATGGAGGTCAGGGAAACCGCGCTGCACATGCTGGATGGTTTTGGCGAGCGCACGCGGGCATTCGTGCAAGTGCAGACGGGATGCGACCATCGCTGCACATTCTGCATTATCCCGTTTGGGCGTGGCAATTCGCGCTCGGTGGGTGCCGGTGAAGTGGTGACCCAGATCCGCACGCTGGTGGCGTCGGGCTGTCCTGAAGTGGTGCTGTCGGGAGTTGATATCACGTCGTACGGCAAAGACCTTCCTGGCCAGCCCAGCCTGGGCAACCTGGTGCGGCGGATACTGAAAACCGTGCCGGAGCTGCAGCGCTTGCGGATTTCGTCAATCGACTCGGTTGAAGCTGACGAGGACCTGCTGATCGCGATCGAAGAAGAAGAGCGCCTGATGCCGCATCTGCATTTGTCCCTGCAGGCGGGCGACGACATGATCCTGAAGCGCATGAAACGTCGGCACCTGCGCGACGACGCCATCCGGTTTTGCGACGATGTTCGGCGCAGGCGGCCGGATGTGGTCTTCGGCGCGGATATCATTGCCGGCTTTCCGACCGAAACCGATGCGATGTTTGAAAACTCGATCAGGCTGGTAGAGGACTGCGGGCTGACCTTCCTGCATGTTTTCCCCTATTCCGTCCGGCCCGGCACCCCGGCGGCAAAGATGCCGCAAGTCAACGGGGCCGACATCAAGGCGCGCGCCAAAGCATTGCGTTCTGCAGGTGAAAAACGCTTGTCGGGCTTTGTGACGTCACAGGTCGGACAAACCAGGGATGTCCTGTTTGAAACCGAATCGCGCGGCCGCACGCCGCATTATCTCAATGTCGATATTGCCGGGCGCAGCATGAAACCCGGCGAGATCGCATCGGTGCGCCTTTTGCAGACAGCCGGACATGATCTGGCCGGGGAGCTGGTTGTTTGA
- the ftsY gene encoding signal recognition particle-docking protein FtsY, with product MSFFKKLFNRIGGKKDEEKPPEEVEQEQLPAPEPVVEPEPVPEVVPEPEPEPEPVAEAAAVDAAPKKKGLLGRLKESFTGAREEAAPEPEATPEPEVTPEPEAAPEPAAKPETAEEPKVKAPVKKATGRAKPDKKKPAKKVPAAEPEPEIVQAETVAEPETEPDPAAETEPEPELDVAAEVESKIIPEPEPEPEPEPEPEPEPEPEPEPEPEPEPEPEPEPEQPKGWFGRLREGLSKSSKSLTTNITSIFTKRKLDADTLQDLEDVLIQADLGVAMATRITEEVSRGRYDKEIDPGEVRRIMADEIVKVLKPVEIPFNFDADTQPFVILVVGVNGAGKTTTIGKLGAIAQAEGFKVMIAACDTFRAAAIEQLTVWGERVGAKVLSRPTGADAAGLAYDALEQAQADGTDILMIDTAGRLQNKADLMSELDKIVRVIKKKDEAAPHAVLLVLDATTGQNAVSQAEVFTKVAGVTGIIMTKLDGTARGGILVAIAEKFGLPVHAIGVGEKIEDLQPFDAEGFARAIAGAEEGQDIE from the coding sequence TTGAGCTTTTTCAAGAAACTTTTCAATCGTATTGGCGGCAAGAAGGACGAGGAAAAGCCCCCGGAAGAGGTAGAGCAGGAGCAATTGCCTGCTCCCGAGCCGGTTGTTGAACCGGAACCGGTTCCTGAGGTTGTCCCGGAGCCTGAGCCTGAGCCGGAACCGGTTGCCGAGGCAGCCGCAGTTGACGCCGCACCAAAGAAAAAAGGCTTGCTGGGCCGTCTGAAGGAAAGCTTTACAGGCGCCAGGGAAGAGGCTGCGCCTGAACCGGAGGCGACACCTGAACCGGAGGTCACGCCTGAACCGGAAGCGGCACCTGAACCGGCGGCGAAACCGGAAACAGCGGAAGAGCCGAAGGTAAAGGCGCCGGTCAAGAAAGCGACGGGCAGGGCGAAGCCTGACAAGAAAAAACCAGCCAAGAAGGTTCCTGCTGCAGAGCCTGAACCAGAGATCGTTCAAGCGGAAACCGTAGCTGAACCTGAAACAGAACCTGACCCGGCTGCCGAGACTGAACCGGAGCCGGAATTGGATGTTGCGGCGGAAGTCGAATCAAAAATAATTCCTGAGCCTGAGCCTGAGCCTGAGCCTGAGCCTGAGCCTGAGCCTGAGCCTGAGCCTGAGCCTGAGCCTGAGCCTGAGCCTGAGCCTGAGCCTGAGCCTGAGCCTGAACAGCCCAAGGGCTGGTTTGGCCGGTTGCGCGAGGGATTGTCGAAGTCATCGAAATCGCTCACGACAAACATCACCAGCATCTTCACCAAGCGCAAGCTGGATGCGGACACATTGCAGGATCTGGAGGACGTGCTCATCCAGGCAGACCTTGGTGTGGCAATGGCAACCCGCATCACCGAGGAGGTGTCGCGTGGGCGCTATGACAAGGAGATTGACCCCGGCGAGGTGCGCCGGATCATGGCTGACGAGATCGTCAAGGTTCTGAAACCGGTCGAGATACCGTTCAATTTCGACGCAGACACACAACCATTCGTCATTCTGGTGGTGGGTGTGAACGGCGCGGGCAAGACCACGACCATCGGCAAGCTGGGCGCGATTGCGCAGGCTGAGGGCTTCAAGGTGATGATTGCCGCGTGTGATACGTTCCGCGCCGCCGCCATCGAACAGTTGACGGTCTGGGGCGAACGGGTCGGCGCCAAGGTGCTGTCACGCCCGACCGGTGCCGACGCTGCCGGCCTGGCTTATGACGCGCTCGAACAGGCCCAGGCAGACGGCACTGACATATTGATGATCGATACGGCTGGCAGGCTACAGAACAAGGCAGACCTGATGAGCGAACTGGACAAGATCGTGCGGGTCATCAAGAAGAAGGATGAAGCAGCTCCGCATGCCGTGCTGCTGGTGCTGGACGCCACCACCGGGCAAAATGCGGTGTCGCAGGCCGAAGTGTTCACCAAGGTCGCAGGTGTAACCGGCATCATCATGACAAAGCTTGATGGCACCGCACGCGGCGGCATCCTGGTGGCGATTGCGGAAAAATTCGGCCTGCCGGTTCATGCCATCGGGGTTGGTGAAAAAATCGAGGATCTGCAGCCGTTTGACGCTGAAGGCTTTGCCCGCGCCATTGCCGGGGCTGAGGAAGGACAAGACATTGAGTGA
- a CDS encoding septation protein A produces MSEIADKPKINPVLKLALELGPLVVFFFVNAKGAALIERFGLENLFPQPIFLATAVFMVVMLASIAASWILSRHLAIMPLITGVVVLVMGGLTLWLQDDTFIKVKPTIVNVFFGAVLLVGLAFGRSLLAYVFDAAFALDNQGWRKLTLRWGVFFFVLAGLNEFVWRTQSTDFWVAFKVWGTMPLTMIFALAQLPLMQKHMLPDPEDEQI; encoded by the coding sequence TTGAGTGAGATTGCCGACAAGCCGAAAATAAATCCGGTGCTGAAACTGGCGCTGGAACTCGGGCCGCTGGTGGTTTTCTTTTTTGTGAATGCCAAGGGCGCTGCGCTGATCGAGCGCTTCGGGCTTGAAAACCTGTTTCCGCAGCCGATTTTTCTGGCAACGGCCGTGTTCATGGTGGTGATGCTGGCATCGATTGCGGCCAGCTGGATTCTCAGCAGACACCTGGCCATCATGCCGTTGATCACCGGTGTGGTTGTGCTTGTGATGGGTGGGCTGACGCTATGGCTGCAGGACGACACGTTCATCAAGGTCAAGCCGACAATCGTCAATGTGTTCTTCGGCGCGGTCCTTCTGGTCGGCCTGGCGTTCGGGCGTTCTCTGCTGGCCTATGTGTTCGACGCTGCCTTTGCGCTCGACAATCAGGGCTGGCGAAAGCTGACGCTTCGATGGGGTGTTTTCTTCTTTGTTCTTGCCGGCCTGAACGAATTTGTCTGGCGTACGCAATCCACCGATTTCTGGGTTGCGTTCAAGGTGTGGGGAACAATGCCGCTGACCATGATTTTTGCGCTGGCGCAGTTGCCTTTGATGCAGAAACACATGCTTCCAGACCCCGAAGATGAGCAAATTTGA
- a CDS encoding MarR family transcriptional regulator, whose product MDDRPDSSNVSNDRDGTAPVSFWLKRAAQYSADLYSDRRGKSGLTQRQFTVLEAVFHNEGQSQTTLVKETGIDRSTLADLVNRLETHGYLSRKRSDKDARVNFVSLTEAGRDMLINAQPQVSLVDQALVEALPERNRKAFVASLQLLSEKLDEAE is encoded by the coding sequence ATGGATGATCGTCCAGATTCTAGTAATGTATCCAATGACAGGGACGGCACTGCGCCCGTCAGCTTCTGGTTAAAGCGTGCCGCTCAATACTCAGCTGATTTATATTCAGATCGCCGTGGAAAATCCGGCCTGACTCAGCGCCAATTCACGGTTTTAGAAGCAGTTTTTCACAATGAAGGCCAGAGCCAGACTACTCTGGTGAAGGAAACCGGCATTGATCGATCAACGCTGGCTGACCTGGTGAATCGACTGGAAACCCATGGTTATTTGTCCCGCAAGCGCAGTGACAAGGACGCCCGGGTCAACTTCGTTTCGTTGACGGAAGCCGGCCGCGACATGCTGATCAATGCGCAGCCACAGGTGTCGCTGGTGGATCAGGCACTCGTGGAAGCGCTGCCGGAACGCAATCGCAAAGCGTTCGTTGCATCGCTTCAGTTACTGTCGGAAAAGCTTGACGAAGCTGAATAA